One window from the genome of Oceanisphaera sp. IT1-181 encodes:
- a CDS encoding SLC13 family permease gives MDSAQITISIILLCTVLLFLWGRWRHDMVAAAALLACVITGLVPADSAFDGISHPAVISVACVLILSKGLQNSGAVDVLTRLCLPTNAGPTLSIAALTALGAFLSAFMNNVGALALLMPVAMQMARRQQIPTGKVLMPLSFGTILGGMTTLIGTPPNLIVSGFRQANGDGNFSMFDFTPVGLAVAGVGVAFVALIGWRLVPGRKQAGADSFDSGAYITEARVPEGSKAVGMTLHDIELALTEADAQVLGLVRNEVRVTPPSPRRRTRAGDILMLEAEAETLSSALSSLGLKLEEAKATRDEREKQEKEKEKEKEKEKQAKEKTNEQNAKTPAAKAQASKPQASKAQEPADIASVAKADTDSAKAETSVDSSADNDEIILSELVVLPSSSLLGRTAAGIQIRTSFGVNLLAISRQGNRSVKRLRAQPFRAGDLLMVQGGPEAISEFASSTGCVPLAERELRIPNKRMAIMATIIMGASVAIAALGILPTAVAFAAGVLASMIVRTVPPRAVYNAVDWPVIILLGALIPVAQAMESSGTAGLIANVLLNQLAQGHAVVALVLILVVTMNLSDLMNNAATAAVMCPIAIGTANQLGVNVDPFLMAVAVGASCAFLTPIGHQNNTLILGPGGFKFGDYWRLGLPLDLLVILVSIPMLLWVWPL, from the coding sequence ATGGACTCAGCTCAAATCACCATTAGCATTATCTTACTGTGCACTGTATTGCTGTTTTTATGGGGGCGTTGGCGCCATGACATGGTCGCGGCAGCGGCGCTGTTGGCCTGTGTGATCACCGGCTTAGTACCCGCAGACTCGGCTTTTGATGGTATTAGTCATCCGGCGGTGATAAGCGTAGCTTGCGTATTAATCCTCAGTAAAGGCTTACAAAACTCCGGTGCTGTGGATGTACTCACCCGCTTGTGTCTCCCGACTAATGCGGGTCCCACCTTATCGATTGCCGCCTTAACTGCCTTGGGCGCATTTTTGTCCGCTTTTATGAATAACGTGGGCGCGCTGGCGTTATTGATGCCGGTGGCGATGCAAATGGCACGGCGCCAGCAAATACCCACCGGTAAAGTGTTAATGCCGCTGTCGTTTGGCACTATTTTGGGCGGCATGACCACCTTGATTGGTACCCCACCTAACCTGATTGTCTCGGGATTTCGCCAAGCCAACGGCGATGGCAACTTCAGCATGTTTGATTTTACTCCCGTAGGCTTAGCGGTAGCTGGGGTAGGCGTGGCCTTTGTGGCGTTAATTGGCTGGCGGCTCGTGCCGGGGCGCAAGCAGGCGGGCGCAGACAGCTTTGACTCCGGTGCTTACATTACCGAGGCGCGGGTGCCGGAGGGCAGTAAAGCGGTGGGCATGACCTTGCATGACATAGAGCTGGCGCTCACCGAGGCGGATGCGCAGGTGTTGGGGTTGGTACGCAACGAAGTGCGGGTGACGCCCCCTAGCCCTCGACGCCGTACCCGTGCTGGCGATATCTTAATGCTAGAAGCGGAAGCAGAAACCCTGTCCAGTGCGTTATCTAGCCTGGGGTTAAAGCTGGAAGAAGCGAAAGCCACGCGGGATGAGCGAGAAAAGCAGGAAAAAGAAAAAGAGAAAGAAAAGGAAAAAGAGAAACAAGCGAAAGAAAAAACCAACGAGCAAAACGCTAAGACCCCTGCTGCTAAGGCTCAAGCGAGTAAGCCTCAAGCGAGTAAGGCTCAAGAGCCGGCCGACATAGCATCGGTCGCCAAAGCCGATACAGACTCGGCTAAAGCGGAAACGAGTGTCGACAGCTCGGCGGACAATGATGAAATTATCCTCAGCGAGCTGGTGGTGTTACCGAGTTCCAGCTTGCTCGGGCGCACGGCGGCGGGCATTCAAATTAGAACCAGCTTTGGCGTTAATTTGTTGGCAATCTCACGCCAAGGTAATAGATCCGTGAAGCGGCTGCGCGCCCAGCCGTTTCGTGCCGGTGATTTATTAATGGTGCAGGGCGGGCCTGAGGCGATTTCGGAGTTTGCGTCTAGCACCGGCTGCGTGCCATTAGCGGAGCGCGAACTGCGCATTCCTAACAAACGCATGGCAATCATGGCCACCATTATTATGGGCGCCTCGGTGGCCATCGCGGCCTTGGGTATTTTACCGACGGCGGTGGCCTTTGCCGCCGGTGTATTGGCCTCCATGATAGTGCGCACCGTGCCGCCCCGCGCCGTGTACAACGCCGTCGATTGGCCGGTGATTATCTTGCTCGGTGCCTTAATACCGGTGGCCCAAGCCATGGAAAGCAGTGGTACGGCAGGCTTAATTGCTAATGTGCTCCTTAATCAGCTGGCTCAAGGTCATGCGGTGGTTGCCTTGGTGTTGATCTTGGTGGTCACTATGAACCTCTCGGATCTGATGAATAACGCCGCCACGGCGGCGGTGATGTGTCCGATCGCCATTGGTACCGCCAATCAATTAGGCGTAAACGTAGATCCGTTTTTAATGGCGGTGGCGGTAGGCGCATCGTGTGCCTTTTTAACGCCCATTGGCCATCAAAATAACACTCTGATCTTAGGGCCAGGCGGCTTTAAATTTGGTGATTACTGGCGCTTAGGCTTACCGCTAGACTTGTTAGTTATACTGGTGAGTATCCCTATGTTACTTTGGGTGTGGCCTTTGTAA
- a CDS encoding S1 RNA-binding domain-containing protein produces MIKLGDNNTLPLIRLDDKGGWLDADSYGEAFIPKRQLPANCQPGDEIAVFIYLDADLEPVVTTDQPRATVEQFATLKVVTSNRLGAFLDWGMKKDIFVPERNQVQPMEVGRNYVVFIYLDHEGRMVASSKLDRFYSRELPTYNVGDEVDLLIAEPTLLGFKAVVDNQFGGLLFRSDISGRLPVGLSTKGYVKQMRDDGKIDLSLFKPGPGKVDDAAGLILDKLERAGGSMQVSDKSDPDTIFRLFGVSKGTFKKAIGGLYKQGQIVIEANGIRIVK; encoded by the coding sequence ATGATCAAGCTTGGCGATAACAACACTCTCCCTCTGATACGTTTAGATGATAAAGGCGGCTGGCTAGATGCCGATTCTTATGGTGAGGCTTTTATCCCTAAGCGCCAGCTTCCGGCCAACTGCCAGCCTGGCGATGAGATTGCCGTTTTTATCTATCTGGATGCAGACCTTGAGCCAGTCGTCACCACCGACCAGCCCAGAGCCACCGTCGAGCAATTTGCCACCTTGAAAGTAGTCACCAGCAATCGCCTGGGTGCCTTTCTCGATTGGGGCATGAAAAAAGATATTTTTGTACCTGAGCGCAATCAAGTGCAACCCATGGAAGTGGGCCGCAACTACGTGGTGTTTATCTATTTAGATCACGAAGGGCGCATGGTGGCCAGTAGCAAGCTAGACCGCTTTTACAGCCGTGAGCTGCCCACCTATAACGTGGGTGATGAAGTGGACTTACTGATTGCCGAGCCGACCCTGTTAGGTTTTAAGGCGGTGGTGGATAATCAGTTTGGCGGCTTATTATTTCGCTCAGATATCTCCGGTCGTTTACCGGTGGGCTTAAGTACCAAAGGCTACGTTAAACAAATGCGTGATGACGGTAAAATCGATCTCAGCTTGTTTAAACCAGGCCCTGGCAAAGTGGATGATGCAGCTGGCCTTATTCTCGACAAGCTCGAGCGTGCCGGCGGCAGCATGCAAGTCAGCGACAAAAGCGACCCCGATACTATTTTTCGCTTATTTGGCGTCAGCAAAGGTACTTTTAAAAAGGCCATTGGCGGCTTGTACAAGCAAGGCCAGATAGTCATAGAAGCCAACGGCATTCGTATTGTTAAATAG
- a CDS encoding diaminopimelate dehydrogenase, whose product MTQIRIAIAGYGNLGRGAEAAIKQSPDMRLVSVFSRRDPASVTLLDRSVPVYAMDDIEQHQNDIDVLLLCGGSKSDLPEQGPQLAGLFNIVDSFDTHAKIPEYFTALDAPAKSAGKVALLSVGWDPGLFSLNRLYGEAILPVGETYTFWGKGLSQGHSDAVRRVAGVKSGVQYTIPSESAMARVRNGEQPTLSTREKHTRECFIVLKDGADAEAVRSTIVNMPDYFSDYDTTVNFIDAATFSEQHSSMPHGGFVIRSGVSGSENTKQVLEFSLKLGSNPEFTSSVLVAYARAAYKMNQAGETGAKTVLDVAPGLLSPKTPAELRKELL is encoded by the coding sequence ATGACACAGATTAGAATCGCCATTGCCGGCTATGGCAACCTTGGCCGCGGTGCAGAAGCCGCCATTAAGCAAAGCCCAGACATGCGTCTCGTGTCCGTATTCAGCCGCCGCGATCCCGCGAGCGTCACCTTACTCGACCGCTCAGTACCCGTTTATGCCATGGACGACATCGAGCAACATCAAAACGATATCGATGTGCTGCTGTTATGCGGCGGCTCCAAGTCAGACTTACCCGAGCAAGGCCCACAGTTGGCCGGTTTATTTAATATCGTCGACAGCTTCGATACCCACGCCAAAATCCCTGAGTATTTCACCGCCCTCGATGCGCCAGCAAAATCCGCAGGCAAAGTCGCGCTCTTGTCTGTAGGTTGGGATCCGGGTTTGTTCTCGTTAAACCGTCTCTATGGCGAAGCCATTTTACCGGTGGGTGAAACCTATACTTTTTGGGGTAAAGGCTTAAGCCAAGGTCACTCAGATGCAGTGCGTCGTGTGGCGGGCGTTAAGTCTGGCGTGCAATACACCATTCCATCTGAGTCGGCGATGGCTCGGGTGCGTAACGGTGAGCAACCTACGCTGAGCACCCGTGAGAAACACACCCGCGAATGCTTTATCGTGCTAAAAGACGGCGCCGATGCCGAAGCCGTACGCTCAACCATCGTCAACATGCCGGATTACTTCTCCGACTATGACACTACTGTGAACTTTATCGACGCAGCAACCTTTAGCGAACAGCACAGCAGCATGCCCCACGGCGGCTTTGTGATCCGCAGTGGCGTAAGCGGCAGCGAAAACACCAAGCAAGTGTTGGAGTTCTCGCTAAAGCTGGGCAGTAACCCTGAGTTTACTTCTAGCGTGTTAGTGGCCTACGCCCGCGCCGCTTATAAGATGAACCAAGCAGGTGAAACCGGTGCGAAAACTGTCCTCGACGTCGCCCCGGGTTTGTTGTCTCCTAAAACACCGGCCGAGCTACGTAAAGAGCTGCTGTAA
- a CDS encoding flavodoxin: protein MTAIDIIVGSVYGSAMSVAESLEEALIGAGHEVVLHEEAALADLNPAHFWLVVTSTTGQGELPADILPLFEEIRANSPPMPQLRYALVALGDSSYEHFCGGGRQFSDLLQELQAQAVTEMLTVDAGETLDPEVPALKWLAGFISKI, encoded by the coding sequence ATGACGGCAATAGATATCATAGTGGGCAGCGTATATGGCTCGGCTATGTCGGTGGCAGAGAGCTTAGAAGAGGCATTAATCGGTGCTGGCCATGAAGTGGTGTTGCATGAAGAGGCAGCGTTAGCGGATTTAAATCCGGCGCACTTTTGGTTAGTGGTGACCTCCACTACGGGCCAAGGTGAATTACCGGCGGATATTTTGCCGCTGTTTGAAGAAATACGGGCTAACAGCCCCCCAATGCCGCAATTACGCTATGCACTGGTCGCATTAGGCGACAGCAGTTATGAGCATTTTTGCGGTGGCGGTCGCCAATTTAGTGATTTATTACAAGAGCTGCAGGCCCAAGCCGTAACCGAGATGCTGACCGTTGATGCGGGTGAAACGCTGGATCCAGAAGTACCGGCGTTAAAGTGGTTAGCGGGCTTTATTTCGAAGATTTAA
- the truC gene encoding tRNA pseudouridine(65) synthase TruC, with protein sequence MSTANDITNSCEPHSCINNRIDNGIDIIYEDECIVAINKEAGLLVHRSWLDKGETRFAMQLTRDAVGCHVFPVHRLDRPTSGVLLFAKSSAVARSLTEAFTEHKVVKQYLAVVRGFMPEQGTLDYALSFQPDAIADKFADLDKPPQEAVTHWQSLAQIELPFAVSKKHDTSRYSLVRLTPETGRKHQLRRHMAHLFHPIVGDTSHGDGRHNRFFRSQYASERMLLHAHSLALTHPVTGMPLLLEASLDHQWQRVVEEFGWLNSVKSKA encoded by the coding sequence ATGAGTACCGCAAACGATATCACTAACAGCTGTGAGCCGCACTCTTGCATCAACAATCGTATAGACAATGGCATAGACATTATCTATGAAGATGAATGCATAGTGGCCATCAATAAAGAGGCCGGTCTGTTAGTGCATCGTAGCTGGCTGGATAAAGGCGAGACGCGCTTTGCCATGCAGCTGACCCGTGATGCGGTGGGCTGCCATGTGTTTCCGGTGCACAGACTCGATAGGCCGACCTCAGGCGTGCTGTTATTTGCCAAAAGCTCAGCCGTGGCGCGCAGCCTTACCGAGGCCTTTACCGAGCATAAAGTTGTAAAGCAGTATTTAGCGGTGGTGCGCGGCTTTATGCCAGAGCAGGGCACACTTGATTATGCGCTCAGCTTTCAGCCAGATGCCATTGCCGATAAGTTTGCCGACTTGGATAAGCCCCCTCAAGAGGCGGTGACCCATTGGCAAAGCTTGGCCCAAATTGAGTTACCATTTGCGGTGTCAAAAAAGCACGACACCAGCCGTTACAGCTTGGTGCGCTTAACGCCTGAAACTGGGCGCAAGCATCAGCTGCGCCGCCATATGGCGCATTTGTTTCATCCCATAGTGGGCGATACCAGCCACGGCGACGGGCGGCATAATCGATTTTTTCGCAGCCAATATGCCAGCGAGCGCATGTTATTGCATGCTCATAGCTTAGCGTTAACGCACCCAGTGACCGGTATGCCTTTGCTACTTGAGGCGAGCCTTGATCACCAATGGCAGCGTGTTGTAGAAGAGTTTGGTTGGTTAAATAGCGTTAAGAGTAAGGCTTAA
- a CDS encoding YqcC family protein, protein MPVAPENPLDVTTQQLATVKLATVKKLLDTIADELKALSWWQETPPDAKALASTLPFAVDTLSLAQWLQFVLLARLRTQLAIGMPLPSKISVYPMAQESFAGVVEDTSGLTEAIAQLDEALSGQPVERQA, encoded by the coding sequence ATGCCCGTTGCGCCCGAAAACCCGTTAGATGTCACCACACAACAGTTAGCGACCGTAAAATTAGCGACCGTAAAAAAATTACTCGATACCATTGCAGATGAGCTAAAAGCGCTGTCTTGGTGGCAAGAGACCCCGCCCGATGCCAAGGCGCTGGCCAGCACACTGCCGTTTGCGGTAGACACCTTGAGCTTGGCCCAGTGGCTGCAATTTGTGCTGTTGGCGCGCTTGCGCACTCAGTTGGCCATCGGCATGCCTTTGCCCAGCAAAATTAGCGTGTATCCCATGGCTCAAGAGAGCTTTGCGGGGGTAGTGGAAGACACTAGCGGTTTAACCGAAGCCATTGCCCAGTTAGATGAAGCCTTGTCTGGCCAGCCAGTTGAGCGCCAAGCATGA
- a CDS encoding DUF3549 family protein — MQINTLSEFLTQAGTEFRLFDLGRRLQAIEPADFLAIEAQQRPYPWPLQRHAWLAVCYWQTHSADQPYIWFLKLPLDERGLFNNGAVKYFLAALVEQLGQDLTAPLSDEQQQKLAQTPFTFAPSQEKLAAFHARLGLALNTAPSHFYQGALDYLAAPEQHDWQQLGLQGLAEVAARLQQDAPLSQLLARQWSHLPTQVQTAFCQQCEHQPLPDNINQLLLDAVNHELERQTPDDERIALLLRATAASPAFVARKQKVATLLDLAPSQALMLCLVARLWQELADETLLLQYLSQLAELHGDLFNGVFSELVSMPALRPLILSNLHNAALSTSLKDALGALYTADA; from the coding sequence ATGCAAATAAATACCTTGAGTGAATTTTTAACCCAGGCAGGCACCGAGTTTCGCCTTTTCGATCTGGGCCGGCGTTTACAGGCCATTGAGCCTGCCGATTTTCTGGCTATTGAAGCCCAACAACGTCCTTATCCTTGGCCATTGCAGCGCCATGCTTGGTTGGCGGTGTGCTATTGGCAAACCCACAGCGCCGATCAACCTTATATTTGGTTTTTAAAGCTGCCGCTAGATGAACGCGGTTTGTTTAATAATGGGGCGGTAAAATACTTTTTAGCCGCATTAGTGGAGCAGTTAGGCCAAGACTTAACCGCGCCCTTAAGCGATGAGCAACAGCAAAAGCTGGCACAAACGCCCTTTACCTTTGCGCCGTCTCAAGAAAAACTGGCCGCTTTTCATGCCCGATTAGGCTTAGCTCTAAACACTGCACCCTCACACTTTTATCAAGGTGCACTCGATTATTTGGCCGCGCCAGAACAACACGACTGGCAGCAATTAGGGCTACAAGGCTTGGCAGAAGTGGCCGCGCGCTTACAACAAGATGCGCCACTCAGTCAGCTGTTGGCGCGCCAATGGTCACATTTGCCAACACAGGTACAAACCGCATTTTGCCAGCAGTGTGAACATCAGCCACTGCCCGACAATATCAATCAACTGCTGCTGGACGCCGTAAACCACGAGCTAGAGCGTCAAACGCCCGATGATGAGCGTATCGCACTATTATTACGCGCCACGGCAGCCAGCCCGGCGTTTGTTGCTCGCAAGCAAAAGGTCGCCACCCTACTCGACTTGGCACCCAGCCAAGCCTTAATGCTGTGTTTAGTGGCTCGGCTTTGGCAAGAGCTCGCCGATGAAACATTATTGTTGCAGTATTTAAGCCAGCTGGCCGAGCTGCACGGGGATTTGTTTAATGGCGTGTTTAGCGAGTTGGTGTCAATGCCTGCGCTGCGACCGTTAATCTTAAGTAATTTGCACAATGCGGCATTATCGACCTCCTTAAAAGACGCGCTGGGTGCTTTATATACGGCGGATGCATGA
- a CDS encoding DUF3301 domain-containing protein has product MTELIGLVALLLLGAGYWQLRRQSEFAQAWLARYCRGQSFQLLSVYRYRFVWKKGRILTQFRFEFSHDGLQHNEGKLWLHRLTVLNVELPILREPDSPML; this is encoded by the coding sequence ATGACAGAGTTAATTGGTTTAGTGGCACTACTCTTGCTTGGCGCCGGATATTGGCAGCTAAGGCGCCAAAGTGAGTTTGCTCAAGCCTGGTTAGCGCGTTATTGTCGAGGCCAAAGCTTTCAATTATTGAGTGTGTATCGCTATCGATTTGTGTGGAAAAAAGGCCGCATACTAACGCAGTTTCGCTTTGAGTTTAGCCACGATGGTCTGCAGCACAATGAAGGTAAATTGTGGCTGCATCGCCTCACCGTACTTAATGTGGAATTGCCCATCTTACGCGAGCCGGACTCACCTATGCTTTAA
- a CDS encoding DUF2789 domain-containing protein: MESINHPFSELFEQLGLDASHEGIEQFIASHTLPADLELAKAPFWSAAQANFLKEGWQSDSDWAEVIDQLNVSLR; encoded by the coding sequence ATGGAATCTATTAATCATCCCTTTAGTGAACTGTTTGAGCAATTAGGCTTAGATGCCAGCCATGAAGGCATTGAGCAATTTATTGCCAGTCACACCTTGCCCGCAGACTTGGAGCTAGCTAAAGCGCCCTTTTGGAGTGCGGCTCAAGCTAATTTCTTAAAAGAAGGCTGGCAATCAGACTCCGACTGGGCAGAAGTGATAGACCAACTCAATGTCAGTCTTAGATAA